A window of the Saccharomyces eubayanus strain FM1318 chromosome II, whole genome shotgun sequence genome harbors these coding sequences:
- the PEX3 gene encoding Pex3p: MLPPNQRPRSLLQRHRGKLLVSLTGIAALFTTGSVVMFFIKRWLYKQQLRITEQHFIKEQIRRRFEQTQEDSLYTMYELLPVWEMVLNENDLDLDSIVTQLKDQKNQSARSNADKSAESLPLKTKAELWNELELKSLIKLVTVTYTVSSLILLTRLQLNILTRNEYLDSAIKLTMEQESSNKLNNKLYNWVTSWWSSPEDNMGDATVAKKTKKDGQEAYINEQAFLSLSWWILNKGWLNYNEIITGQIESEFSGINPRDTLTLEEFSSHLTRIFQNINSQIFQQNNDSLISTFLPRSSGEQEFLLSQTLDPQALAGFHSNTLVFKQLINELTRCIESTATSIVLESLINESFHYIMNKVGVKTMAKKKPEQEDQQHYQMAVFTMSMKDCCQEMLQTAAASPHTGSVNEFLATLDSVQPLDDLSASVYSNFGVSSSYAFKS; the protein is encoded by the coding sequence ATGTTGCCCCCAAACCAAAGGCCACGCTCGCTTCTGCAGAGGCATCGAGGCAAGTTGCTTGTCTCGCTGACAGGGATAGCTGCTCTATTCACCACAGGGTCGGTGGTGATGTTCTTCATTAAGAGGTGGTTGTATAAGCAGCAGTTGCGGATTACCGAACAGCATTTCATCAAGGAGCAGATCAGGAGGAGATTTGAACAGACGCAGGAGGACTCCCTGTACACGATGTACGAGCTATTGCCGGTGTGGGAGATGGTTTTGAACGAAAACGACTTGGATTTAGACAGTATTGTCACTCAATTAAAGGACCAGAAAAACCAGTCCGCCAGATCAAACGCTGACAAAAGCGCAGAGAGTCTACCGTTGAAGACGAAAGCCGAGTTGTGGAACGAGTTGGAGCTTAAGAGCTTGATCAAGCTGGTAACGGTGACGTACACAGTGTCGTCACTAATTTTATTAACAAGGCTGCAACTAAATATCCTGACAAGAAACGAGTATTTGGACTCTGCGATAAAGCTGACCATGGAGCAGGAAAGCTCCAATAAGCTCAACAATAAGCTATATAACTGGGTCACATCGTGGTGGAGTAGTCCAGAGGACAACATGGGCGATGCAACGGTGGcgaagaagacaaagaaagatggCCAGGAAGCGTATATCAACGAGCAAGCTTTCTTGTCGCTGTCGTGGTGGATTCTAAACAAGGGCTGGCTGAACTATAACGAAATAATTACAGGCCAAATCGAAAGTGAGTTCAGCGGCATAAACCCAAGGGATACTTTAACCCTAGAAGAGTTCAGTTCGCACCTCACCAGAATCTTCCAGAACATAAACTCTCAGATATTTCAGCAGAATAATGATAGCCTGATTTCAACTTTCCTACCCAGAAGCTCTGGCGAACAAGAATTCCTGCTTTCGCAAACGCTCGACCCGCAAGCACTAGCCGGCTTCCACTCCAACACACTGGTTTTCAAACAGCTAATAAACGAGTTGACTCGATGCATCGAGAGCACCGCAACGTCCATAGTGTTGGAATCGCTGATAAACGAGTCGTTCCACTACATAATGAACAAGGTCGGAGTGAAAACCATGGCCAAGAAGAAGCCGGAGCAAGAGGACCAGCAGCACTACCAAATGGCCGTTTTCACCATGTCCATGAAGGACTGCTGCCAGGAAATGCTCCAAACGGCGGCAGCGTCGCCCCACACCGGCAGCGTCAACGAGTTCTTGGCCACACTAGACTCAGTGCAGCCGCTGGACGACCTGAGCGCCAGCGTTTACAGCAACTTCGGGGTCTCTAGCTCGTACGCCTTTAAGAGCTGA
- the SKP1 gene encoding SCF ubiquitin ligase subunit SKP1, with protein sequence MVASSVVLVSGEGERFTVDKKIAERSLLLKNYLNDMHDSNLQNNSDSDSDSDSEANHKSKDNSNNNNNNDDDDDDEDEIVMPVPNVRSSVLQKVIEWAEHHRDSNFPDEDDDDSRKSAPVDSWDREFLKVDQEMLYEIILAANYLNIKPLLDAGCKVVAEMIRGRSPEEIRRTFNIVNDFTPEEEAAIRRENEWAEDR encoded by the coding sequence ATGGTAGCTTCTAGTGTTGTTCTCGTGAGTGGGGAGGGTGAAAGATTCACCGTGGACAAAAAGATCGCAGAGAGGTCTCTGTTATTGAAGAACTATTTGAACGATATGCATGACAGCAACTTACAGAACAACTCCGATTCAGACTCGGATTCGGACTCCGAGGCCAACCACAAGAGCAAAGATAATagcaacaataacaacaacaacgacgatgacgatgacgacgaagacgagATCGTGATGCCCGTGCCCAATGTCCGGTCTTCTGTTTTGCAGAAGGTCATCGAGTGGGCAGAACACCACAGGGACTCCAATTTCCCcgacgaagacgacgatgatTCCAGAAAGAGCGCCCCCGTGGACTCATGGGATAGggagtttttgaaagtggACCAAGAGATGCTTTATGAAATCATCCTGGCGGCAAACTACCTTAACATCAAGCCGTTGCTGGACGCGGGCTGCAAAGTTGTTGCCGAAATGATCAGAGGCAGGTCCCCCGAGGAAATAAGAAGGACGTTTAATATCGTCAACGACTTCACCCCAGAGGAGGAAGCCGCCATCAGACGTGAGAATGAATGGGCCGAAGACCGTTAG